A single Curtobacterium sp. MCSS17_015 DNA region contains:
- a CDS encoding class I SAM-dependent methyltransferase, with amino-acid sequence MTAHPAPRSDAETFWTARYGDSPIWSGRPNASLVDVLESLVPGPERADAGATATALDLGSGEGGDALWLAAQGWRVTAVDIAPNALDRGRAEAERVGLDDRVRWVQADLATWDTVERFDLVAASFLHSSVSFPRAAVLRRATTFVAPGGHLVVIGHAGSPSWASHGEHEHAEPLVGPEEQVEQLALGDGWTVEVGELRTRHIPAPDGRQATLDDTVVLARRS; translated from the coding sequence ATGACTGCGCACCCCGCTCCCCGATCCGATGCCGAGACGTTCTGGACGGCCCGCTACGGGGACTCGCCGATCTGGTCGGGACGGCCGAACGCCTCCCTGGTCGACGTGCTCGAGTCGCTCGTGCCCGGGCCGGAGCGCGCCGACGCCGGCGCCACCGCCACCGCGCTCGACCTCGGGTCCGGCGAGGGCGGCGACGCCCTGTGGCTGGCCGCACAGGGGTGGCGGGTGACCGCGGTCGACATCGCTCCGAACGCCCTCGACCGCGGACGGGCCGAGGCGGAGCGCGTCGGACTCGACGACCGGGTGCGGTGGGTGCAGGCCGACCTCGCCACCTGGGACACGGTGGAGCGCTTCGACCTGGTCGCCGCGTCGTTCCTGCACTCGTCGGTGTCGTTCCCGAGGGCCGCGGTGCTGCGCCGCGCGACGACGTTCGTCGCCCCCGGTGGGCACCTCGTCGTCATCGGGCACGCCGGGTCGCCCTCGTGGGCGTCGCACGGCGAGCACGAACACGCCGAGCCCCTGGTCGGGCCCGAGGAGCAGGTCGAGCAGCTCGCGCTGGGCGACGGGTGGACGGTCGAGGTCGGCGAGTTGCGCACCCGGCACATCCCCGCCCCGGACGGCCGCCAGGCGACGCTCGACGACACCGTGGTGCTCGCCCGACGCTCCTGA
- the pgi gene encoding glucose-6-phosphate isomerase — protein sequence MTESAPVDPTSTAGWKQLDGIAAGFSPDLRGWFDADPGRAEKYTFQAADLTVDLSKGLVTEEILQALLQVAKDTGVAERYQAMISGERINVTEDRAVLHTALRRPKATEGLVPAAPLTVDGQDVDADVHATLDKVYGFAEQVRSGAWTGVTGKRIETVVNIGIGGSDLGPVMVYEALKPYVQQGLEARFVSNIDPADIHEKTADLDPETTLFIVASKTFGTLETLTNARLARQWLWQGLGLSDAGDDEKKDAVAKHFVAVSTALDKVAAFGIDPENAFGFWDWVGGRYSVDSAIGTSVVIAIGKENWEQFLAGFHAIDEHMRTTPLEQNVPVLMGLLNVWYTNFLGAQSHAVLPYTQYLHRFPAYLQQLTMESNGKRVRWDGSDVVTDTGEVFWGEPGTNGQHAFYQLIHQGTRLIPADFITVAKPAHALADRTGDGKAVQPGQDVHALFLANFFAQSKALAFGKTADEVRAEGTTDEMIVAARTFTGNKPSTSILAPELTPSVLGQLIALYEHIVFTEGTIWGIDSFDQWGVELGKQLALQIAPAVDGDQEALDAQDSSTKALIAKYLELRG from the coding sequence GTGACCGAATCCGCACCCGTCGACCCCACATCGACCGCAGGATGGAAGCAGCTCGACGGCATCGCCGCCGGGTTCTCCCCGGACCTCCGAGGGTGGTTCGACGCCGACCCCGGTCGCGCCGAGAAGTACACCTTCCAGGCAGCCGACCTGACCGTCGACCTGTCCAAGGGCCTCGTGACCGAGGAGATCCTGCAGGCACTGCTGCAGGTCGCGAAGGACACCGGCGTCGCCGAGCGGTACCAGGCGATGATCTCCGGTGAGCGCATCAACGTCACCGAGGACCGCGCCGTCCTGCACACCGCGCTCCGCCGCCCGAAGGCCACCGAGGGCCTCGTCCCCGCCGCGCCGCTCACCGTCGACGGGCAGGACGTCGACGCCGACGTGCACGCCACGCTCGACAAGGTGTACGGCTTCGCCGAGCAGGTCCGCTCCGGCGCCTGGACGGGCGTCACCGGCAAGCGCATCGAGACGGTCGTCAACATCGGCATCGGCGGCTCCGACCTCGGCCCGGTCATGGTCTACGAAGCCCTCAAGCCGTACGTGCAGCAGGGGCTCGAGGCGCGGTTCGTCTCGAACATCGACCCGGCCGACATCCACGAGAAGACCGCGGACCTCGACCCCGAGACCACGCTCTTCATCGTCGCGTCGAAGACCTTCGGCACCCTCGAGACCCTGACGAACGCCCGGCTGGCGCGCCAGTGGCTGTGGCAGGGGCTGGGTCTGTCCGACGCCGGTGACGACGAGAAGAAGGACGCGGTCGCGAAGCACTTCGTCGCCGTCTCGACCGCGCTCGACAAGGTCGCCGCGTTCGGCATCGACCCGGAGAACGCCTTCGGCTTCTGGGACTGGGTCGGCGGCCGCTACTCGGTCGACTCGGCCATCGGCACCAGCGTCGTCATCGCGATCGGCAAGGAGAACTGGGAGCAGTTCCTCGCCGGTTTCCACGCCATCGACGAGCACATGCGCACGACCCCGCTCGAGCAGAACGTCCCCGTCCTGATGGGCCTGCTCAACGTCTGGTACACGAACTTCCTCGGCGCCCAGAGCCACGCGGTCCTGCCGTACACGCAGTACCTGCACCGGTTCCCGGCCTACCTGCAGCAGCTCACCATGGAGTCGAACGGCAAGCGCGTCCGCTGGGACGGCTCGGACGTCGTCACCGACACCGGCGAGGTCTTCTGGGGCGAGCCCGGCACGAACGGCCAGCACGCGTTCTACCAGCTCATCCACCAGGGCACGCGCCTGATCCCGGCCGACTTCATCACGGTCGCGAAGCCCGCGCACGCGCTGGCCGACCGGACCGGTGACGGGAAGGCCGTGCAGCCGGGCCAGGACGTGCACGCCCTGTTCCTCGCGAACTTCTTCGCGCAGTCGAAGGCGCTCGCGTTCGGCAAGACCGCCGACGAGGTCCGCGCCGAGGGCACGACGGACGAGATGATCGTCGCCGCTCGCACCTTCACCGGCAACAAGCCGTCGACGTCGATCCTCGCGCCGGAGCTCACCCCGAGCGTCCTCGGCCAGCTGATCGCCCTCTACGAGCACATCGTGTTCACCGAGGGCACCATCTGGGGCATCGACTCGTTCGACCAGTGGGGCGTCGAGCTCGGCAAGCAGCTCGCGCTGCAGATCGCCCCGGCGGTCGACGGCGACCAGGAAGCGCTCGACGCGCAGGACTCGTCGACGAAGGCGCTCATCGCGAAGTACCTCGAGCTGCGCGGCTGA
- a CDS encoding 3-oxoacyl-ACP synthase III: MTERPQQDTPSAETERPGNATVRFQNAAILAVETTVAERVTTSADIEEKLRGVLRRLRLPMGLLERVAGVRERRNWGEDQSFQTAAIDAGRRAMAAAGIQPEDVGLLINTSVTRPHLEPSVAVRLHHGLGLPTSAINFDIANACLGFVNAMSVAAGMIDSGQIKYALIVDGEDADQVQLNTIDRLNQGGRNRKDFMSEFASLTLGSGAAAAVLGPADLHPAGHRIVGGVTRAATQWYDLCVGSVDGMFTDAKMLLKGGMELVVAAWNEARDHFDWTDMDRYVLHQVSDVHTNAFVQAIGVERDKVPTTYERFGNVGPASIPITLADEVARGSIRPGDRVFLGGVGSGINTAMMELHW; the protein is encoded by the coding sequence ATGACCGAGCGGCCTCAGCAGGACACCCCGAGCGCCGAGACGGAGCGACCCGGCAACGCGACCGTCCGTTTCCAGAACGCCGCGATCCTCGCCGTGGAGACCACCGTCGCCGAGCGCGTGACCACGTCCGCGGACATCGAGGAGAAGCTCCGCGGGGTGCTCCGCCGACTCCGCCTGCCGATGGGGCTGCTCGAACGCGTGGCCGGGGTGCGGGAGCGCCGGAACTGGGGCGAGGACCAGTCCTTCCAGACCGCCGCGATCGACGCCGGTCGTCGGGCCATGGCCGCCGCGGGCATCCAGCCGGAGGACGTCGGCCTGCTCATCAACACGTCGGTGACCCGTCCGCACCTCGAGCCCTCGGTGGCCGTGCGGCTGCACCACGGTCTCGGCCTGCCGACGTCGGCGATCAACTTCGACATCGCGAACGCGTGCCTCGGCTTCGTCAACGCCATGAGCGTCGCCGCGGGCATGATCGACTCCGGGCAGATCAAGTACGCGCTCATCGTGGACGGCGAGGACGCCGACCAGGTGCAGCTCAACACGATCGACCGCCTCAACCAGGGCGGCCGGAACCGCAAGGACTTCATGAGCGAGTTCGCCAGCCTGACGCTCGGCTCCGGCGCTGCCGCCGCCGTGCTCGGCCCGGCCGACCTGCACCCGGCCGGTCACCGCATCGTCGGCGGGGTCACCCGTGCGGCCACCCAGTGGTACGACCTGTGCGTCGGCAGCGTCGACGGCATGTTCACGGACGCGAAGATGCTGCTCAAGGGCGGCATGGAGCTCGTCGTCGCCGCCTGGAACGAGGCCCGCGACCACTTCGACTGGACCGACATGGACCGCTACGTGCTGCACCAGGTCTCCGACGTGCACACGAACGCCTTCGTCCAGGCGATCGGCGTCGAGCGCGACAAGGTCCCCACCACGTACGAGCGCTTCGGCAACGTCGGCCCGGCGTCCATCCCGATCACCCTCGCGGACGAGGTCGCGCGCGGATCGATCCGTCCCGGTGACCGCGTGTTCCTCGGTGGTGTCGGCTCCGGCATCAACACGGCGATGATGGAACTGCACTGGTGA